The following are from one region of the Nitrospirota bacterium genome:
- a CDS encoding 2-isopropylmalate synthase, which yields MSRIIKIFDTTLRDGEQSPGASMTVDEKLQVAKQLARLGVDVIEAGFAISSEGDFEAIKRISNEVVGPVICSLARAKEEDIQRAWEAIKDAPKRRIHTFHSTSDIHLKYQFRISREEALKRSVEMVRLAKALEEDVEFSPMDATRTDPIYLSEVVEAVIDAGASTVNIPDTVGYAMPDEFGNLIKTLRERVRNIDRAVISVHCHNDLGLAVANALSAIINGAGQVECTINGIGERAGNCSLEEVVMSLRTRKDFFHADTNIKTDEIMRSSRLITKITGIPVQPNKAIVGANAFAHESGIHQDGLLKEKTTYEIIRPDIIGLPSARLVLGKHSGRHAFRERLREFGYTLSEDEINRAFERFKKIADQKKEMFDEDIEAIVTEEVYRIPEKYRIIDLFVKSGTSQRPTATVRLGIDDRTVEETDYGDGPVDAVYKTITSITETKSRLLSYNVKGITGGTDALGEVTVKLEEGGKTVTGQGSDTDIIVASAKAYINALNKLAYWKEARGTRSSDVP from the coding sequence ATGAGCAGGATTATAAAGATTTTTGATACAACATTGCGTGATGGGGAGCAATCTCCCGGGGCTTCGATGACAGTAGATGAAAAACTTCAGGTAGCAAAGCAACTCGCTCGTTTAGGTGTGGATGTAATAGAGGCGGGCTTTGCTATAAGTTCTGAGGGGGATTTCGAGGCAATAAAGAGAATTAGCAATGAAGTAGTAGGTCCTGTTATATGTAGTCTTGCAAGGGCTAAAGAAGAGGACATACAGAGGGCATGGGAGGCGATAAAAGATGCACCCAAGCGGCGGATACATACATTCCACTCTACATCTGACATACACCTCAAATACCAGTTTAGGATAAGCCGTGAGGAGGCTCTAAAGAGATCTGTAGAGATGGTAAGGCTTGCAAAAGCCCTCGAAGAGGATGTGGAATTCTCCCCTATGGATGCCACAAGGACAGACCCCATATACCTTTCAGAGGTCGTCGAAGCTGTTATTGATGCAGGTGCATCTACAGTGAATATCCCTGATACTGTCGGATACGCCATGCCTGATGAATTCGGAAATCTCATAAAGACGCTAAGAGAAAGGGTCAGGAATATTGACAGGGCAGTTATTTCAGTGCACTGCCATAATGACTTAGGGCTGGCTGTTGCAAATGCTCTCTCTGCCATTATAAACGGCGCAGGACAGGTAGAGTGCACGATAAACGGTATAGGCGAACGGGCAGGCAACTGCTCTCTCGAAGAGGTTGTAATGAGTTTAAGAACCCGCAAAGACTTTTTCCATGCCGATACAAATATAAAAACTGACGAGATTATGCGGTCAAGCAGACTCATAACAAAGATAACAGGTATACCTGTACAGCCTAATAAGGCTATAGTCGGAGCAAATGCCTTTGCCCATGAGTCAGGAATACATCAAGATGGGCTTCTAAAGGAAAAAACGACATATGAGATAATCCGTCCTGATATCATCGGGCTACCGAGTGCCAGACTTGTTCTCGGAAAACATTCTGGTAGACATGCCTTCAGAGAGAGACTGAGAGAATTTGGATATACGCTTTCTGAGGATGAAATTAACAGGGCTTTCGAGAGATTTAAAAAGATTGCTGACCAGAAAAAGGAGATGTTCGATGAAGATATAGAGGCTATCGTTACAGAAGAGGTTTACAGAATACCTGAGAAATATAGAATCATCGATCTCTTTGTCAAAAGCGGCACATCACAGAGACCTACTGCAACTGTAAGACTCGGCATAGACGATAGAACAGTAGAGGAGACCGATTATGGCGATGGTCCTGTCGATGCCGTGTATAAAACAATAACCTCTATCACAGAGACCAAGAGCAGACTGCTCTCATATAATGTAAAAGGTATCACAGGAGGAACAGATGCCCTTGGAGAGGTTACTGTAAAACTTGAAGAAGGCGGAAAGACAGTAACAGGACAGGGCTCTGATACAGACATTATTGTTGCAAGTGCAAAGGCGTATATTAACGCCCTTAACAAACTCGCTTACTGGAAGGAGGCAAGAGGAACGAGGAGCTCAGATGTGCCGTAA
- the pssA gene encoding CDP-diacylglycerol--serine O-phosphatidyltransferase — MSKRKRRLRDAKLGMKKGIYILPSFLTIISLFCGFYAIVSAIKGNFESSAWAIMVASLFDMLDGWVARATHSTTRFGIELDSLSDVVAFGVAPAMLAYMWALIPFGRFGWAAAFLFVVCGALRLARFNIQMGSSESKHFTGLPIPAAAITVATLVLFYEDIWDKLYGKNYLIIALVYLLAFLMVSTIKYHGVKEMEFKKRKPFWILVISVLILAVIVIHPPVMLFVFSMAYIIWGIVEEIISYPKRKELEETPQEEVDSRR, encoded by the coding sequence ATGAGCAAAAGGAAGAGAAGATTAAGGGATGCAAAGCTGGGAATGAAGAAAGGTATATACATCCTTCCAAGCTTTCTTACAATAATCAGTCTTTTCTGTGGTTTTTATGCGATCGTTTCCGCTATAAAGGGAAATTTTGAGAGCTCTGCATGGGCAATTATGGTGGCTTCTTTATTTGATATGCTTGATGGGTGGGTAGCAAGGGCTACACATTCGACGACAAGGTTCGGTATCGAATTAGATTCTCTCTCCGATGTTGTTGCTTTTGGTGTTGCACCAGCGATGCTTGCATATATGTGGGCACTTATTCCATTTGGCAGATTCGGATGGGCTGCTGCTTTTCTCTTTGTTGTTTGTGGTGCACTTCGCCTTGCGAGGTTCAATATTCAAATGGGAAGCTCAGAGAGTAAACACTTCACAGGGCTTCCCATACCTGCAGCAGCGATTACCGTTGCCACGTTGGTATTGTTCTACGAAGATATATGGGATAAACTTTATGGCAAGAACTACCTCATAATCGCCCTCGTATATCTTCTTGCGTTTCTTATGGTCAGCACAATAAAGTATCACGGCGTCAAAGAAATGGAATTCAAAAAGAGGAAGCCATTCTGGATATTAGTAATTTCAGTATTGATACTTGCGGTTATAGTAATTCATCCACCCGTGATGCTTTTTGTATTCTCAATGGCATATATTATCTGGGGAATTGTGGAGGAAATTATATCTTACCCTAAAAGAAAGGAACTCGAAGAAACTCCGCAGGAAGAGGTAGATTCACGGAGATGA
- a CDS encoding phosphatidylserine decarboxylase family protein, whose translation MTNQRIRERYERMPVVPEGFPFIIPLLLIVLIVFLVGYNFLSILPLSLAAFVVFFFRNPERKIPEGEGIFVSPADGKVVQIKKVFEKDYLKSDTVQISIFLSVFNVHINRIPCSGKIIDVRSIPGKFLAAFREKASELNEQVAVVIKSGEDIVLLKQIAGVIARRVVCWLNIDDDVERGQRYGLIRFGSRVDVFLPSKISLLVKIGDKVKGGSTIIGVLR comes from the coding sequence TTGACAAATCAAAGAATTAGAGAAAGATATGAAAGGATGCCTGTTGTCCCTGAGGGTTTCCCGTTTATTATTCCATTACTTTTAATTGTCCTGATAGTATTTCTTGTCGGATACAACTTTCTGAGTATCTTGCCACTTTCTCTTGCTGCCTTTGTTGTTTTTTTCTTTAGAAACCCTGAAAGAAAGATACCGGAAGGTGAAGGCATTTTTGTTTCACCTGCTGATGGTAAGGTGGTGCAGATAAAAAAAGTATTTGAGAAAGATTATTTAAAAAGCGACACGGTGCAGATTAGCATCTTCCTCTCAGTATTCAATGTGCATATTAATCGTATACCGTGCAGTGGTAAGATTATAGATGTCCGATCTATCCCTGGAAAATTCCTTGCTGCTTTCAGAGAGAAAGCCTCTGAACTTAATGAACAGGTGGCAGTTGTTATAAAATCCGGGGAAGATATAGTACTTTTAAAACAGATAGCAGGGGTTATAGCAAGAAGAGTAGTATGTTGGTTAAATATTGATGACGATGTAGAGAGAGGACAGCGATATGGGCTGATAAGATTTGGTTCGAGGGTCGATGTATTTCTGCCATCTAAGATATCCTTGCTCGTTAAGATTGGTGATAAGGTAAAAGGTGGTAGCACCATTATCGGGGTATTACGATGA
- the ilvC gene encoding ketol-acid reductoisomerase — protein sequence MMLKVYYDRDTDKKILDGKKIAIIGYGSQGHAHANNLKDSGLDVIVGARKGKTWEKAESAGFKVYSAGNAAGQADIIMMLVPDEYMADVYRQEIAPNLKEGAFLGFAHGFNIHFGQIVPPSDCNVFMVAPKGPGHLLRSEYLKGSGLPMLIAVKQDPSKKSKDIALAYASAIGGGRAGIIETTFREETETDLFGEQVVLCGGLTSLILAAFETLIEAGYSQEMAYFECLHEVKLIADLIHEGGITNMRYSISNTAQYGDLTRGPRIITEETRKEMKKILNEVQTGQFAKEWIMECRANKPVFNALTAKGEMHPIEEVGARLRAMMPWLQKGKLVDKSKN from the coding sequence ATGATGCTAAAAGTATACTATGACAGAGATACAGATAAAAAGATACTTGATGGGAAAAAGATAGCGATAATTGGATACGGGAGTCAGGGACATGCACATGCAAATAACCTTAAAGATAGTGGCTTGGATGTTATTGTCGGTGCGAGGAAAGGCAAGACATGGGAGAAGGCTGAATCAGCAGGGTTTAAGGTATATTCTGCTGGAAATGCTGCAGGACAGGCAGACATTATTATGATGCTTGTCCCTGATGAGTATATGGCAGATGTCTATAGACAGGAAATCGCACCAAACCTCAAGGAAGGTGCATTTCTTGGGTTTGCGCATGGCTTTAATATCCATTTTGGACAGATTGTTCCACCATCTGACTGTAATGTCTTTATGGTTGCGCCAAAGGGGCCAGGTCATCTCCTGAGAAGCGAGTATTTGAAAGGTAGTGGACTCCCTATGCTTATCGCAGTTAAACAGGATCCCTCTAAAAAATCAAAGGATATAGCACTTGCTTATGCATCAGCTATTGGTGGCGGAAGAGCGGGTATTATAGAGACTACCTTCAGGGAAGAGACTGAAACAGACCTCTTTGGTGAACAGGTAGTGCTCTGTGGTGGACTCACATCACTCATATTAGCTGCATTTGAGACCCTTATTGAGGCAGGGTATTCCCAAGAGATGGCATATTTTGAATGTCTGCATGAGGTAAAACTTATTGCAGATTTAATACACGAAGGTGGTATCACAAACATGAGATATTCGATAAGCAATACCGCACAGTATGGTGACCTGACCCGTGGACCACGAATCATAACCGAAGAGACAAGAAAAGAGATGAAAAAGATATTGAACGAGGTACAAACAGGCCAATTTGCAAAGGAATGGATCATGGAATGCAGAGCAAATAAACCAGTTTTTAATGCCTTGACTGCAAAGGGTGAAATGCATCCAATTGAAGAGGTAGGCGCAAGATTAAGGGCGATGATGCCGTGGCTCCAGAAGGGGAAGCTGGTTGACAAATCAAAGAATTAG
- the ilvN gene encoding acetolactate synthase small subunit has protein sequence MRHTISLLVENKFGVLSRVAGLFSGRGFNIESLSVGETLDPQISLMTIVTQGDDRIIEQITKQLNKLIDVIKVVDLTEMDHVEREMILIKITPKPEDRAETLRIAEIFRGRIVDSSPRTYTIQITGDEKKIEAAIELLRPMGIKELVRTGKVAIAREGVKKREM, from the coding sequence ATGAGACATACGATATCCCTGCTCGTTGAAAATAAATTTGGTGTTCTCTCACGTGTTGCTGGTCTGTTCAGTGGCAGAGGCTTCAATATAGAAAGTCTTTCTGTAGGAGAGACCCTTGATCCTCAGATATCCTTGATGACAATAGTTACACAGGGTGACGACAGGATTATCGAGCAGATTACCAAACAACTTAACAAACTGATAGATGTAATCAAGGTTGTAGACCTTACGGAGATGGATCATGTTGAAAGAGAAATGATTTTAATTAAAATAACACCAAAACCGGAAGACAGGGCTGAAACCTTAAGGATTGCAGAAATATTCAGAGGGAGGATTGTGGATTCAAGCCCGAGGACATACACGATACAGATTACAGGGGATGAAAAAAAGATAGAAGCCGCTATAGAGCTTCTGAGACCTATGGGGATAAAAGAACTTGTAAGGACAGGTAAAGTCGCTATAGCAAGAGAAGGTGTTAAGAAACGCGAAATGTAA
- the ilvB gene encoding biosynthetic-type acetolactate synthase large subunit — MKLTGAEIFIECLKKEKVDTIFGYPGGVVLNIFDLLYDDKDLRVILTRHEQGATHAADGYARASGKPGVVLVTSGPGATNTVTGIANAFMDSIPVIIFSGQVPTKLIGNDAFQEADIVGISRPCTKYNYLVKDIRDIASIIKEAFHIATSGRPGPVLVDLPKDVTAGKSEFIYPEEINIRSYNPTYAGNRWQIKQAAVAIAKARKPVIYAGGGVILSNASEELIWLAEHTQIPVAMTLMGLGGFPGDDSLSLGMLGMHGSYYANMAIHNSDLIIAIGARFDDRVTGRVEGFAPDAKIIHIDIDPTSIRKNVRVDIPIVGDVKLVLKDLNEILKDEVKEQWSEIRKAWLKQIDEWKRERPLTYAWDEDIIKPQFVIEKIYELTKGDAIITTEVGQNQMWTAQFYKFHKPRTLLSSGGLGTMGYGFPAAIGAQIAFPDKLVIDIAGDGSIQMNIQELATAVIHKLKIKVAILNNQYLGMVRQWQELFFRERYSYSYLHTEQVPDFVKVAEAYGAVGLRAKKPSEVEPVIKEALRIKNTVFMDFFVDWREKVFPMVPAGGAIHEMIFGEETKQPEKKLKAVK; from the coding sequence ATGAAATTGACAGGTGCTGAGATATTCATAGAGTGTCTTAAAAAAGAAAAAGTTGATACCATATTTGGTTATCCAGGTGGTGTTGTGTTGAATATATTTGATCTTCTTTATGACGACAAGGATCTAAGAGTGATACTTACGAGACACGAACAGGGGGCAACACATGCAGCAGATGGGTATGCAAGGGCATCAGGTAAGCCCGGTGTTGTTTTAGTTACATCAGGTCCTGGTGCCACAAATACCGTTACCGGGATAGCAAACGCCTTTATGGACTCAATACCAGTCATTATATTTTCTGGACAGGTTCCAACAAAACTTATTGGTAATGATGCCTTCCAGGAGGCGGACATAGTTGGTATTTCAAGACCATGCACAAAGTATAACTACCTTGTTAAGGATATAAGAGATATTGCAAGTATAATAAAAGAGGCATTTCACATTGCTACTTCTGGCAGGCCAGGTCCTGTGCTTGTTGATCTACCGAAGGATGTCACTGCTGGCAAGAGTGAATTTATTTATCCAGAAGAGATAAATATAAGGAGTTATAACCCAACATATGCTGGTAACAGGTGGCAGATTAAACAGGCTGCAGTTGCAATAGCAAAGGCAAGGAAACCTGTTATATATGCAGGAGGTGGTGTAATCCTTTCTAATGCCTCTGAGGAATTGATATGGCTTGCAGAACATACACAGATACCTGTGGCAATGACGCTCATGGGTCTTGGTGGATTCCCAGGAGATGATTCCCTTTCTCTTGGAATGCTCGGGATGCATGGAAGTTATTATGCCAACATGGCTATACATAACTCAGATTTGATAATCGCAATTGGTGCTCGTTTTGATGACAGGGTAACAGGCAGGGTTGAGGGTTTTGCTCCTGATGCGAAGATTATCCACATAGATATAGACCCGACCTCGATAAGAAAGAATGTAAGGGTGGATATACCTATCGTGGGTGATGTAAAGCTGGTTCTTAAAGACCTCAATGAAATCCTTAAGGATGAGGTAAAAGAACAGTGGTCTGAGATAAGAAAGGCATGGCTTAAACAGATAGACGAATGGAAAAGAGAAAGACCTCTCACATATGCATGGGATGAAGATATTATAAAGCCACAGTTTGTCATTGAAAAGATATATGAACTTACAAAGGGAGACGCCATAATTACGACAGAGGTCGGACAGAACCAGATGTGGACAGCACAGTTTTACAAGTTCCATAAGCCAAGGACCCTGTTGAGCTCTGGTGGTCTTGGCACCATGGGATATGGGTTTCCTGCTGCTATAGGTGCACAGATTGCCTTTCCTGATAAACTTGTTATTGATATTGCAGGGGATGGAAGTATACAGATGAATATCCAGGAACTTGCTACGGCTGTAATCCATAAACTCAAGATAAAGGTTGCGATACTTAACAATCAATACCTCGGGATGGTCCGTCAGTGGCAGGAGTTATTCTTCAGAGAACGATACTCATATAGCTACCTCCATACAGAACAAGTCCCGGATTTTGTTAAGGTAGCTGAGGCTTACGGGGCTGTAGGTCTGAGGGCTAAAAAGCCAAGTGAAGTAGAGCCTGTCATTAAAGAGGCGCTAAGGATAAAGAATACCGTATTTATGGACTTCTTTGTTGACTGGAGAGAGAAGGTGTTTCCGATGGTGCCAGCAGGTGGTGCAATCCATGAGATGATTTTTGGCGAGGAGACAAAACAGCCTGAGAAAAAACTAAAGGCGGTGAAATAA
- the ilvD gene encoding dihydroxy-acid dehydratase: MKSNRIKKGIERAPHRALLFATGITPSELKKPLIGIATSFTDIIPGHIGMRDLERFIEKGVHTGGGYPFFFGIPGICDGIAMGHRGMHYSLPSRELIADMIECITEAHAFDGLVLLTNCDKITPGMLMAAARINIPSIVVTAGPMYSGRLGGRRLSLVNDTFEAIGKYKKGEITNAELKDLERCACPGPGSCQGMYTANTMACVTEALGMSLSGCATALAVSSKKRQIAFDSGVKIVELIKRGITPKKIMTKEAFENAIMVDMALGGSTNTALHIPAIAYEAGVDIQLSLFDRISRKTPHISDMLPAGRYYLEDLEFAGGIPAVLSRLKERINNNITVSGRRIMDIAEASAITDSEVIRPLSNPYHKEGGIAVLKGNLAPDGCVAKQTAVSKDMMRFTGNARVFNSEEDAMKAIVTGNIKSGDVVVIRYEGPKGGPGMREMLSPTATIAGMGLSDSVALITDGRFSGGTRGPCIGHISPEAMEGGPIAILKDGDRILIDIQKRRIDVKLSDKEIKDRLSAWYPPKPKIRSGYLARYAQMVKSANTGAIIDTVKVRSEK, from the coding sequence ATGAAAAGTAACAGGATAAAAAAAGGTATAGAGAGGGCTCCACACAGGGCACTCCTTTTTGCTACGGGTATAACTCCATCTGAGTTAAAAAAACCTCTAATAGGTATAGCCACAAGTTTTACTGACATAATCCCTGGACATATCGGGATGCGCGACCTCGAACGATTCATAGAAAAGGGTGTTCATACAGGTGGAGGATACCCATTCTTCTTCGGTATACCAGGGATATGTGATGGTATAGCTATGGGACACAGGGGGATGCACTATTCTTTACCATCAAGGGAATTAATTGCTGATATGATTGAATGTATAACTGAGGCGCACGCCTTTGATGGTCTTGTTCTTCTTACCAATTGCGATAAGATTACGCCGGGGATGCTTATGGCAGCAGCAAGGATAAATATACCATCTATTGTAGTTACTGCAGGACCCATGTATTCAGGCCGTCTTGGAGGCAGAAGGCTTTCACTGGTAAACGATACCTTTGAGGCAATCGGTAAATATAAAAAAGGTGAAATTACCAATGCAGAACTTAAAGATCTGGAACGCTGTGCGTGTCCTGGTCCAGGGTCATGTCAGGGTATGTATACTGCAAACACGATGGCATGTGTTACAGAAGCGCTGGGAATGTCATTGAGTGGTTGTGCAACAGCATTAGCGGTCTCTTCAAAGAAAAGGCAGATAGCCTTTGATAGCGGTGTAAAGATAGTCGAACTTATAAAAAGGGGTATTACACCAAAGAAGATAATGACAAAGGAGGCATTTGAAAACGCCATAATGGTGGATATGGCGCTTGGAGGTTCGACCAACACTGCACTTCATATCCCTGCTATTGCTTATGAGGCAGGGGTAGATATACAACTGTCACTTTTTGACAGAATAAGCAGAAAGACACCTCATATATCTGATATGTTGCCAGCAGGTAGATATTACCTTGAAGACCTTGAGTTTGCAGGTGGAATACCAGCGGTGCTGTCGAGACTGAAGGAAAGAATTAATAATAACATCACTGTATCAGGTAGAAGGATCATGGATATAGCTGAGGCATCAGCCATTACAGATAGCGAGGTTATAAGACCATTGTCAAATCCATATCACAAAGAAGGTGGTATAGCAGTTCTAAAAGGTAATCTTGCTCCAGACGGATGTGTGGCCAAACAGACCGCCGTAAGCAAAGATATGATGCGTTTTACTGGAAATGCGAGGGTATTTAATTCTGAAGAGGATGCAATGAAGGCAATAGTTACTGGAAATATAAAAAGTGGTGATGTGGTTGTTATACGGTATGAGGGTCCTAAGGGTGGTCCGGGAATGAGGGAGATGCTCTCTCCTACAGCTACGATTGCTGGTATGGGATTGTCAGATTCTGTTGCCCTGATAACGGATGGAAGGTTCTCTGGAGGAACAAGGGGACCATGTATCGGACACATCTCACCTGAGGCAATGGAAGGAGGTCCAATCGCCATACTTAAAGATGGAGATAGGATACTTATAGATATACAAAAACGGCGGATTGATGTTAAACTGAGTGATAAAGAGATAAAGGACAGGTTGAGTGCATGGTATCCTCCAAAACCAAAGATACGGTCAGGATACCTCGCAAGGTATGCACAGATGGTTAAGTCTGCAAATACAGGAGCAATTATAGATACAGTGAAAGTGAGAAGTGAAAAATAA
- a CDS encoding DUF465 domain-containing protein, translating into MELLSDSEVIDILRKESEEYRRLEEEHKNLEEMLSEIDKRKFLSTEEEIERKRIQKQKLLKKDRMAEIIRDYKRQMFQGVIN; encoded by the coding sequence ATGGAACTTCTTAGCGACTCAGAGGTCATAGATATCTTGAGAAAGGAGAGCGAGGAGTACCGCAGATTGGAGGAAGAACACAAGAACTTAGAAGAGATGCTCTCCGAGATAGACAAAAGGAAATTCCTTAGTACAGAAGAGGAGATAGAGAGGAAACGTATCCAGAAACAGAAACTTCTCAAAAAGGACAGAATGGCTGAAATTATCAGAGATTATAAGAGACAGATGTTTCAGGGAGTTATTAACTAG
- a CDS encoding DUF362 domain-containing protein, with the protein MKTKVAVLKTTPETVLEDYGRLMRLADYQSHVPKDRDTALKINISWHYFYPACSTTPWQLEGVIRTLIDDGYRKDIIHACQNRTVVVSAKRGEVANKHKLVVEKYGLRNIHLYEGEEWTVYEPKGKMLVLDKIFPEGIQIPKRMVGENIIHLPTMKTHVFTTMTGAMKNAFGGLLHEKRHWTHSVIHETLVDLLTIQKEIHTGIFAVMDGIFAGDGPGPRCMVPYVKDYILASGDQVAIDAVAAKMMGFDPMSLKFIRLAHEAGLGCGDMREIEIVGEDISRVNFGFSGSENTFASRGQKIIYWGPLKPIERLLLRTFIVPWSYLASIVYHDLYWYPFIGRKRVKEILKTGWGRLFLKY; encoded by the coding sequence ATGAAAACCAAGGTCGCTGTTCTCAAAACAACCCCAGAAACCGTCTTGGAGGATTATGGTAGACTTATGCGTCTCGCAGACTATCAATCTCACGTGCCTAAGGACAGAGATACAGCCTTAAAGATTAACATCTCGTGGCATTATTTTTATCCTGCATGTTCAACAACCCCCTGGCAACTTGAAGGTGTGATAAGAACTCTAATTGATGATGGATATAGGAAAGACATCATCCATGCCTGTCAGAACAGAACGGTCGTGGTGAGTGCAAAGCGTGGCGAGGTAGCAAACAAGCACAAACTTGTTGTTGAGAAATACGGATTAAGGAACATCCACCTATATGAAGGTGAGGAATGGACTGTCTATGAGCCAAAAGGTAAGATGCTTGTTCTCGATAAGATATTTCCTGAAGGGATTCAAATACCAAAGAGGATGGTAGGTGAAAATATTATCCACCTGCCTACTATGAAGACCCATGTGTTTACAACGATGACAGGGGCAATGAAGAATGCCTTTGGAGGTCTGCTACATGAAAAAAGGCACTGGACACATTCTGTTATACATGAGACACTTGTAGATTTACTTACCATACAGAAAGAGATACATACTGGGATATTCGCTGTTATGGACGGGATATTTGCAGGAGATGGCCCTGGACCGAGATGCATGGTTCCCTATGTGAAAGACTACATACTCGCAAGTGGAGACCAGGTGGCTATAGATGCAGTCGCTGCAAAGATGATGGGATTTGACCCAATGTCCCTGAAATTTATCCGTCTTGCCCATGAGGCAGGACTCGGCTGTGGTGATATGAGGGAGATAGAAATCGTGGGAGAGGATATCTCTCGAGTAAACTTCGGATTCAGTGGCAGTGAGAACACCTTTGCGAGCAGGGGACAGAAGATAATTTACTGGGGACCTCTGAAGCCGATTGAAAGACTTTTGCTGAGGACATTTATTGTCCCATGGTCATATTTAGCCTCTATAGTTTATCACGATCTTTACTGGTATCCTTTTATCGGGAGAAAGAGGGTAAAAGAAATCCTTAAGACTGGGTGGGGAAGACTATTCTTAAAATATTAA
- a CDS encoding decaprenyl-phosphate phosphoribosyltransferase — translation MRPAQWTKNLLVFAAIIFSQNFFNVIMLLKVVVAFFLFCILSGSVYIINDLIDIEHDRRHPKKSKRPIASGMLKSPFAATTATVLVIISIVLSFFLNTSFGFVTSIYFLLQMAYSFWLRNIIILDVFAISAGFVLRAIGGAEVISVPISSWLLICTTLLALFLALSKRRHELTLLGSDASLHRKNLREYSNLLLDQMISVVTSSTVIAYALYTLSSETVSKFKTDSLKYTIPFVLFGILRYLYLIYQRNEGGSPERILLTDKPLIINIILYVLAVGLILYL, via the coding sequence ATGCGTCCTGCACAGTGGACGAAAAACCTTCTTGTATTTGCGGCGATTATATTTTCGCAGAACTTCTTCAATGTGATTATGCTCTTAAAAGTTGTTGTGGCGTTCTTTCTGTTCTGCATCCTTTCAGGAAGCGTGTATATCATAAATGACCTGATAGATATCGAACACGATAGGAGACATCCCAAGAAGTCAAAAAGGCCAATTGCATCAGGTATGCTTAAAAGCCCTTTCGCCGCTACTACTGCCACAGTGCTGGTTATTATATCTATAGTACTCTCCTTTTTCCTTAATACCTCTTTTGGATTCGTCACATCCATCTATTTTCTCCTTCAGATGGCGTATTCCTTCTGGCTAAGGAATATAATTATACTCGATGTCTTTGCCATATCAGCAGGTTTTGTCCTGAGGGCTATTGGAGGGGCAGAGGTCATATCAGTGCCTATATCTTCATGGCTCCTCATCTGCACAACACTCCTCGCACTCTTTCTTGCCCTCAGTAAAAGAAGGCATGAACTTACACTGCTCGGCAGCGATGCGTCACTCCACAGAAAGAACCTGAGAGAGTACAGCAACCTGCTTCTTGACCAGATGATCTCCGTAGTTACATCATCAACTGTTATCGCTTATGCGCTGTATACCCTTTCGTCTGAGACTGTCAGCAAGTTTAAAACAGATAGTCTAAAATATACTATACCATTCGTTCTTTTCGGGATACTTCGTTACCTATATCTGATTTACCAGAGGAATGAAGGTGGTAGTCCAGAAAGGATACTGCTTACGGATAAGCCATTGATAATTAATATAATTTTATATGTGTTGGCTGTTGGGCTGATATTGTATCTATAG